In the genome of Dickeya fangzhongdai, one region contains:
- a CDS encoding biotin-independent malonate decarboxylase subunit beta produces MRDDRSFIELKARERARALLDDGSYRELLDPFDGIVSPWLGPQGIVVQSDDGMVVAKGTLQGKPTVVIAIEGAFQGGSMGEVSGAKMAAALELAADDQRKGIPTQAILCLETGGVRLQEANLGLAAIADIHAAIVDLRRYTPVIGIIAGTVGCFGGMSIAAALCSHLIVTREARLGLNGPQVIEQEAGIAEYDSRDRPFIWSMTGGEIRRRSGLADSLVADGVNAVKQAVDNALASGVPAQHRSDNYAWYLARLTDADTRVQADTQQIQQLFGEVNP; encoded by the coding sequence GACCGCAGTTTTATCGAACTCAAAGCGCGGGAGCGCGCCCGCGCGCTGCTGGATGACGGCAGCTACCGCGAATTGCTCGACCCGTTTGACGGCATCGTCTCGCCGTGGCTGGGGCCGCAGGGCATCGTGGTGCAGTCCGACGACGGCATGGTGGTAGCGAAAGGCACGCTGCAGGGCAAACCGACGGTAGTGATCGCTATTGAGGGTGCGTTTCAGGGCGGCAGCATGGGCGAAGTCTCCGGCGCCAAAATGGCCGCCGCGCTGGAGCTGGCGGCGGACGATCAGCGCAAGGGCATTCCGACGCAGGCGATCTTGTGTCTGGAAACCGGCGGCGTCCGGTTGCAGGAGGCCAATCTGGGGCTGGCGGCGATCGCCGATATCCACGCCGCCATCGTCGACCTGCGCCGTTACACGCCGGTGATCGGCATCATCGCTGGTACGGTGGGGTGCTTTGGCGGCATGTCGATCGCCGCCGCGCTGTGCAGCCACCTGATCGTCACCCGCGAGGCGCGTCTTGGGCTCAACGGCCCGCAGGTAATTGAACAGGAAGCGGGGATTGCCGAGTACGACTCACGCGACCGTCCTTTTATCTGGAGCATGACCGGCGGGGAAATCCGTCGCCGCAGCGGCCTGGCCGACAGTCTGGTGGCCGATGGCGTTAACGCCGTCAAACAGGCGGTGGATAACGCGCTCGCCAGCGGCGTTCCGGCGCAACACCGGTCGGATAACTATGCGTGGTATCTGGCGCGACTGACCGATGCCGATACGCGGGTGCAGGCCGACACGCAACAGATCCAACAGCTTTTCGGGGAGGTAAACCCATGA
- the mdcE gene encoding biotin-independent malonate decarboxylase subunit gamma: MSHVAHRGALWLETLAHGKPRLAGLCPSVQAADGDIAGEPVRFIAVVPDADNHYPRAAQGEVGLLEGWTLAKVVHETISADRHSDNKRPIVAVIDVPSQAYGRREEAFGIHQALAAAAGAYAQARLAGHPVIGLIVGKAMSGAFLAHGYQANRLIAFNDPAVQIHAMGKASAARITLRSVEELEKLAATIPPMAYDIRNYATLGLLSALLDISNPDAPSADDSAQVIAALQQAIADARRDRSLKTRLGADNRRSSSLVRERMRAQW, from the coding sequence ATGAGTCACGTAGCACATCGCGGCGCGTTATGGCTGGAAACGCTGGCGCACGGTAAACCGCGACTGGCCGGGCTGTGCCCGTCGGTGCAGGCGGCTGACGGCGACATCGCCGGCGAACCGGTCCGTTTTATCGCCGTTGTTCCTGACGCGGATAACCACTACCCGCGCGCCGCGCAGGGCGAGGTGGGACTGCTTGAAGGCTGGACGCTGGCGAAAGTGGTGCATGAGACTATCTCCGCGGATCGGCACAGCGATAACAAACGGCCGATTGTGGCGGTGATCGACGTGCCGAGTCAGGCGTATGGCCGCCGGGAAGAAGCGTTCGGCATCCATCAGGCGCTGGCGGCAGCGGCGGGCGCGTATGCGCAGGCTCGCCTCGCCGGGCATCCGGTCATCGGGCTGATCGTCGGCAAAGCGATGTCCGGCGCGTTTCTGGCCCACGGCTATCAGGCCAATCGGCTGATCGCCTTTAATGACCCCGCGGTGCAGATTCACGCGATGGGCAAGGCCTCCGCCGCGCGCATCACGCTCAGAAGCGTCGAGGAACTGGAGAAACTGGCGGCCACTATCCCGCCGATGGCGTATGACATCCGCAATTACGCCACGCTGGGGTTGCTGTCGGCGTTGCTGGATATCAGCAATCCGGATGCGCCGTCCGCCGACGATTCGGCGCAGGTGATCGCCGCGTTGCAGCAGGCGATTGCCGACGCCCGTCGCGACCGCTCACTGAAAACGCGGCTGGGAGCGGACAACCGGCGCAGTTCGTCGCTGGTCCGCGAACGGATGCGGGCGCAGTGGTAA